The Corvus moneduloides isolate bCorMon1 chromosome 5, bCorMon1.pri, whole genome shotgun sequence genome includes a region encoding these proteins:
- the PCM1 gene encoding pericentriolar material 1 protein isoform X16, with translation MATGGGPFEEGMNDQDLPSWSNESLDDRLNNTDWGSQQKKANRSSEKNKKKLSGEGETRLTNEISPESSPGMERQKTRTSHSFPHARYMTQMSVPEQAELERLKQRINFSDLDQRSIGSDSQGRATAANNKRQLNENKKPFNFLSLQINTNKSKDPASGSQKKESGVSAQCKELFGAALSKDFLQNCQVPAQEDGRGEQAMDSSQIVSRLVQIRDYIAKASSMRDDLVEKNERSANVERLSHLIDDLKEQEKSYLKFLQKMLARENEEDDVRTIDSAVGSGSVGESTSLNIDVQSEASDTTARDPQQEAKEELENLKKQHDLLKRMLQQQEQLKALQGRQAALLALQHKAEQAIAVLDDSVVTETTGSVSGVSLTSELNEELNDLIQRFHNQLHDSQTQSVPDNRRQAESLSLTREISQSRNSSMSEHQSDEKAQLFNKMRMLQGKKQKMDKLLGELHTLRDQHLNNSSFFPASSSPQRSIDQRSTTSAASGPIGIVTVVNGESNSLASAPYPPDSLVSQNESEEDENLNPTEKLQKLNEVRKRLNELRELVHYYEQTSDMMTDAVNENTKEEEEETEESESDSEHEDPQPVTNIRNPQGISSWSEINSNSNVQCGANNRDGRHLNTDCEINNRSAANIRTLKMSSALDCHNRENDKHLDLPQGEDDEVEEDRVSEDSISSHRSSLGDVAGDAEFEQKINRLIAAKQKLRQLQNLAAMVQDDDPEPQGTIANASNIGDLLGEMEETKQQPNNVRASSNKLKKDVRLNEKAREKFYEAKLQQQQWELKQLQEERRKLIEIQEKIQVLQKACPDLQLSAGLGNCPANRQTSQATSSPAVNECNTAGKPLIECDESVPVGNELWSEMRRHEILREELRQRRKQLEALMAEDQRRRELAETISTVAASVKSEGSEAQCTPQQSRTEKTMATWGGSTQCALEEENGDEDGYLSDGVGQAEEEEEDASSLNDSFSVYPNNNVPENTYFVKENKDRWKNCRPLSADGNYRPVSKARQQQNISMRRQENFRWMSELSYVEEKEQWQEQINQLKKQHEFSVSICQTLMQDQQTLSCLLQTLLTGPYSMMPNNVASSQIHLIMHQLNQCYTQLTWQQNNVQRLKQMLSDVMRQQEQQCQEKPSRKERGSNAPPPPSPVFCPFNFPPQPVNLFSVPGFTNFSSFAPGINCNPVFPSGFGDFAHNISPHSSEQQEQQHPLDHNTSGKTEYMAFPKPFESSSSNGAEKQRSHRQPEEELEKRSTWLNDSQEMKKDDQSQLKAGFAVSVQNIASSHKNQSDMNRRREFDEESLESFSSMPDPVDPTTVTKTFRSRKASAQASLASKDKTPKSKNKRKTSSQLKGRVKNTGYESASASSVCEPCKNNKSRHSDDVVHAKVFSKRNQEQLEKIIKYSRSTEMSSETGSDLSMFEALRDTIYSEVATLISQNESRPHFLIELFHALQLLNTDYLRQRALYALQDIVTRHLSEKNEKGKSAKSLNSATWVASNSELTPSESLASTDDETFGKNFSTEACQDCEQHDADNGSTMSTSSNFEPFATDDLGNTVIHLDKALSWMREYERMKVEAESTLDSEGCSSNFQGASTAKLEGTGECQSVLQSGDVSAIPCPRIDTQQLDRQIKAIMKEVIPFLKEHMDEVCSSQLLTSVRRMVLTLTQQNDESKEFVKFFHKQLGSILQDSLAKFAGRKLKDCGEDLLVEISEVLFNELAFFKLMQDLDNNSISVKQRCKRKIETTEVIQSYAKEAKKGLQVDVCSSVEDVDEDKDKDETETAKQVPDSEMCAGNGVPESIRSDASDQEEDEESESGPVAISLSKAETQALTNYGSGEDENEDEEIEFEEGPVDVQTSLQANSETTTENEQTSNQELSKAKSSEILSSEQESVNVKGEQDVATIVPHYLSVMENTPALTVNTPESFVTATVKTEESSSPLAVNETQTPDTTCAENKSGASSESSMAGSPDTESPVLVNEYEPGSGNVSQKSDEDDFVKVEDLPLKLAVYSETDLMKKMETEAQTNSLSDELLDGGGAQDQELVGDAQTLKEPETFGAQNA, from the exons AGAAGCATTGGAAGTGATTCTCAAGGCAGGGCAACGGCTGCTAACAACAAACGTCaacttaatgaaaacaaaaaaccattCAACTTCCTGTCACTGCAGATTAACACTAACAAAAGCAAAGATCCTGCCTCAGGTtcccagaaaaaggaaagtggGGTATCAGCACAATGTAAAGAACTGTTTGGAGCTGCTCTAAGCAAGGATTTCTTGCAAAATTGCCAAGTGCCTGCTCAAGAAGATGGAAGGGGAGAACAAGCAATGGATAGTAGCCAG ATTGTGAGCAGACTAGTTCAAATTCGCGACTATATTGCTAAGGCCAGCTCCATGCGGGATGATCTtgtagagaaaaatgaaagatcGGCCAATGTTGAGCGTTTATCACACCTTATAGATGACCTTAAAGAGCAGGAGAAATCCTATCTGAAATTTTTGCAAAAGATGCTT gctAGAGAAAATGAGGAGGATGATGTTCGGACTATAGATTCAGCTGTGGGATCTGGTTCTGTAGGTGAGAGCACATCGCTAAACATTGATGTGCAGTCTGAGGCTTCAGATACCACG GCCAGAGATCCTCAACAGGAAGCTAAAGAGGAGTTGGAGAACTTGAAAAAGCAGCATGATTTATTGAAAAGGATGCTACAACAGCAGGAGCAATTAAAGGCTCTTCAAGGAAGACAGGCAGCTCTTCTTGCTTTGCAGCATAAAGCAGAGCAAGCCATTGCTGTCCTGGATGATTCTG TTGTAACAGAAACTACAGGTAGTGTTTCAGGAGTAAGTCTTACATCAGAACTGAATGAAGAATTGAATGACTTAATTCAACGCTTTCACAACCAACTTCATGATTCTCAG ACACAGTCTGTGCCTGACAATAGAAGGCAAGCAGAAAGTCTTTCACTTACCAGAGAgatttcacaaagcagaaactCTTCAATGTCTGAACACCAGTCAGATGAGAAGGCACAGCTTTTTAACAAGATGCGAATGTTGCAGggtaaaaagcagaaaatggacAAACTATTAGGAGAACTTCATACACTTCGTGACCAACATCTAAATAACTCTTCCT tttttccTGCTTCAAGTTCTCCTCAAAGGAGTATTGATCAAAGAAGTACAACTTCAGCTGCTTCTGGTCCTATAGGCATAGTAACTGTTGTCAACGGTGAATCAAATAGTCTGGCATCTGCTCCCTATCCTCCTGATTCCCTGGTTTCTCAAAATGAGAGTGAAGAGGATGAAAATCTAAATCCAACAGAAAAGCTTCA gaagctAAATGAAGTTCGTAAGAGGCTGAATGAGTTACGCGAGTTAGTTCACTACTATGAGCAAACATCTGATATGATGACAGATGCTGTGAATGAAAACActaaggaggaggaggaagaaacagaagaatcaGAAAGTGATTCTGAACATGAGGATCCACAGCCTGTTACAAATATTAG AAACCCTCAAGGAATCAGTAGCTGGAGTGAAATAAATAGCAACTCAAATGTACAGTGTGGAGCTAATAACAGAGATGGAAGACATCTTAATACAGACTGTGAAATAAACAACCGATCTGCTGCTAATATAAGGACTCTAAAAATGTCTTCTGCTTTAG ACTGTCATAATAGGGAGAATGACAAACACCTTGATCTACCCCAAGGTGAAGATGATGAAGTGGAAGAAGATAGAGTTAGTGAAGATTCCATATCTAGTCACAGAAGCAGCCTGGGTGATGTTGCTGGAGATGCCGAGTTTGAGCAGAAGATCAATAGGCTTATAGCTGCAAAACAGAAGCTTAGACAGTTACAAAACCTTGCTGCTATGGTGCag GATGATGATCCAGAACCTCAAGGAACAATTGCAAATGCATCTAATATTGGTGACTTGTTGGGTGAGATGGAAGAGACAAAGCAACAACCAAACAATGTGCGAGCTAGTTCTAACAAGTTAAAAAAGGATGTGCGACTAAACGAAAAAGCAAG AGAGAAGTTCTATGAAGCTaaacttcagcagcagcaatgggaGCTTAAGCAGttacaagaagaaagaagaaaactgattgaaatccaggaaaaaattcAAGTGTTACAGAAAGCTTGTCCTGACCTTCAA TTGTCAGCTGGCCTGGGTAACTGCCCAGCAAATAGACAGACTTCACAAGCAACATCATCTCCAGCCGTGAATGAGTGTAACACAGCTGGCAAGCCTTTAATTGAGTGTGATGAATCCGTACCAGTAGGCAATGAG TTATGGTCTGAAATGAGAAGACATGAGATTTTAAGAGAAGAATTGCGACAGAGAAGAAAGCAACTTGAAGCTTTAATGGCTGAGGATCAGAGAAGGAGAGAGCTCGCAGAAACAATATCTACTGTTGCTGCGTCTGTTAAAAGTGAAGGGTCAGAAGCTCAGTGTActccacagcagagcaggactgaAAA GACAATGGCTACCTGGGGAGGTTCTACCCAGTGTGctttagaggaagaaaatggcGATGAAGACGGTTATCTCTCTGATGGAGTTGGTCAGGCcgaagaagaggaagaagacgCATCAAGTTTGAATGACAGTTTCTCTGTTTATCCCAATAACAACGTACCAGAAAATACCTattttgttaaagaaaacaaagatag GTGGAAAAACTGCCGTCCTCTTTCAGCAGATGGGAATTATCGACCAGTGTCTAAGGCCAGGCAACAGCAAAACATAAGTATGCGGCGTCAGGAAAATTTTCGGTGGATGTCTGAGCTTTCATATgtggaagaaaaggaacaatGGCAAGAGCAGATCAATCAGTTGAAGAAACAGCATGAATTTAGTGTCAGCATTTGTCAAACTTTGATGCAGGATCAGCAG aCTCTCTCTTGCCTTCTACAGACTTTGCTTACGGGCCCTTACAGTATGATGCCCAATAACGTTGCATCTTCACAAATACATCTCATTATGCATCAGTTAAACCAGTGTTACACTCAACTGACTTGGCAGCAGAATAATGTCCAAAG gTTGAAACAAATGTTAAGTGATGTTATGCGGCAACAAGAACAACAGTGTCAAGAGAAACCATCgagaaaggagagaggcagTAATGCACCACCACCTCCATCTCCTGTTTTCTGTCCATTCAACTTCCCTCCACAGCCTGTGAACCTCTTTAGTGTTCCAGGATTtactaatttttcttcctttgctccaG GTATTAATTGTAATCCAGTGTTCCCATCTGGTTTTGGAGATTTTGCACACAATATTTCTCCACACAGtagtgagcagcaggagcaacAACATCCTCTAGATCACAATACTTCTGGGAAAACTGAGTATATGGCATTCCCCAAACCCTTTGAAAGCAGTTCCTCTAATggagcagaaaaacaaag GAGTCACAGACAACCTGAAGAGGAATTGGAAAAAAGATCAACTTGGCTTAATGATAgccaagaaatgaaaaaagatgaTCAGTCTCAGCTGAAAGCAGGTTTTGCAGTTTCAGTACAAAACATTGCTTCTAGTCATAAAAATCAGTCTGATATGAACCGGAGAAGAGAGTTTGATGAAGagtctttggagagtttcaGTAGCATGCCTGATCCAGTAGACCCAACTACTGTGACAAAGACATTTAGATCCAGAAAAGCATCAGCGCAAGCAAGCCTGGCATCAAAAGATAAAACACCCAAATCAAAGAATAAAAGGAAGACTTCTTCTCAGCTAAAAGGCAGAGTTAAAAATACTG GTTATGAAAGTGCAAGTGCTTCTAGTGTGTGTGAACCCTGCAAGAACAATAAAAGCAGACACTCTGATGATGTGGTTCATGCAAAGGTGTTCAGCAAAAGGAATCAGGAAcaattggaaaaaataattaaatacagtAGATCTACAGAAATGTCTTCCG aaACTGGTAGTGATCTTTCTATGTTTGAGGCTTTGCGAGACACAATTTATTCTGAAGTGGCAACTCTTATTTCTCAAAATGAGTCTCGTCCCCACTTTCTTATTGAACTTTTCCATGCGCTTCAGCTGCTAAATACAGATTATCTGAGGCAAAGGGCTCTTTATGCTTTACAG GATATAGTGACCAGACATTTatctgagaaaaatgaaaaagggaagTCTGCAAAATCACTGAATTCTGCAACATGGGTGGCATCAAATTCTGAACTCACTCCCAGTGAAAGCCTTGCCTCTACAGATGAT GAAACTTTTGGCAAGAACTTTTCTACAGAAGCATGTCAAGATTGTGAACAACATGATGCAGACAATGGGAGTACTATGTCTACATCTTCGAATTTTGAACCCTTTGCCACTGATGACCTTG GCAACACAGTGATTCACTTAGATAAAGCTTTGTCTTGGATGAGGGAATATGAGCGTATGAAAGTTGAAGCTGAAAGTACCCTTGACTCTGAGGGCTGCTCTAGTAATTTTCAGGGTGCTTCTACTGCTAAATTAGAAG GTACTGGTGAGTGTCAGTCTGTGCTGCAGTCAGGTGATGTTTCTGCAATTCCATGTCCTCGTATAGATACTCAGCAGCTTGACCGGCAGATTAAAGCAATTATGAAAGAGGTCATTCCTTTTCTGAAG GAACACATGGATGAAGTATGCTCTTCTCAATTACTGACATCAGTAAGACGTATGGTCTTAACTCTTACGCAACAAAATGATGAAAGTAAAGAATTTGTGAAGTTCTTTCATAAGCAGCTTGGCAGTATACTTCAG GATTCACTGGCAAAATTTGCTGGTAGAAAATTAAAAGACTGTGGGGAGGATCTTCTTGTGGAGATCTCTGAAGTGTTATTTAATGAATTAGCCTTTTTTAAACTCATGCAAGACTTGGACAACAACAGTATTTCTGTAAAGCAGAGATGTAAACGAAAAATAGAAACTACTGAAGTAATACAGTCTTATGCTAAAgag GCAAAAAAAGGTCTCCAGGTGGATGTTTGTTCATCTGTTGAAGATGTCGATGAGGACAAA GACAAGGATGAGACTGAAACTGCTAAACAAGTACCGGACTCAGAAATGTGTGCAGGTAATGGAGTGCCTGAAAGTATTAGGTCTGATGCATCTGATcaagaggaagatgaggaaagTGAAAGCGGTCCAGTGGCAATAA GTTTATCAAAAGCAGAAACCCAAGCTCTGACTAACTATGGCAGTGGAGAAGATGAGaatgaagatgaagaaatagAATTTGAGGAAGGACCTGTTGATGTGCAAACATCACTACAAGCCAACAGTGAAACAACAACTGAAAATGAACAG ACTTCAAACCAAGAATTGAGTAAGGCAAAAAGCAGCGAGATTTTGTCATCAGAACAAGAATCTGTTAATGTTAAAG GTGAACAAGATGTGGCTACAATTGTGCCTCATTACCTCAGTGTCATGGAGAATACACCAGCTTTAACAGTCAATACCCCAGAATCCTTTGTAACAGCCactgtgaaaacagaagaatCAAGCTCACCTTTAGCAGTGAATGAAACTCAAACACCAGATACCACGTGTGCAGAAAACAAATCTGGTGCAAGTTCTGAAAGCTCCATGGCTGGCAGCCCTGATACAGAGTCACCTGTGCTAGTGAATGAATAT GAACCTGGTTCTGGAAACGTAAGTCAAAAATCTGATGAAGATGACTTTGTGAAAGTTGAAGACTTGCCTCTCAAACTTGCTGTATATTCAGAG ACAGACttaatgaagaaaatggaaacGGAGGCTCAAACCAACAGCTTGTCTGATGAATTACTGGATGGAGGTGGAGCTCAAGATCAAGAATTAGTAGGAGATGCCCAAACATTGAAAGAACCTG aaacttTTGGAGCTCAAAATGCATAA